The Flavobacteriales bacterium genome includes a region encoding these proteins:
- a CDS encoding DNA alkylation repair protein: protein MATPLKDLYSPDFFDSFADILKEFIQPFDKKKFVQSIFCEDWFEKELKERQKHTTSVLHTYLPQNFDQACKIILDLSAKLKSKPFDFQGIEFLFLPEWIEKNGLLFPEKSIKIFEELTTFVTCEFAVRPFIANYPNQMVTSMTQWSKHKNEHVRRLASEGCRPRLPWGMALTLFKTDPKPILPILENLKNDPSEYVRRSVANNLNDIAKDHPEITLKIAKNWFGKTKYTDTLLKHACRTLLKKGDARALKLFGLSSTINTKVSDFKILTPEVGIGNNLHFEFSLTNLEKEKQLIRVEYAIYYLLKSGEYGKKIFKISEKNYLPNQFVTITKKHSFRAITTRVFYSGIQKLSILVNGCEKGVLSFELN from the coding sequence TTGGCCACACCCTTAAAAGATTTATACTCTCCCGATTTCTTCGATTCTTTTGCCGATATTTTAAAAGAGTTCATTCAACCTTTTGATAAAAAGAAATTTGTGCAATCCATTTTTTGTGAAGACTGGTTTGAAAAAGAACTTAAAGAGCGGCAAAAACATACTACTTCGGTGTTGCACACTTATTTGCCTCAAAATTTTGACCAAGCGTGCAAAATTATTTTAGACTTATCAGCAAAACTGAAATCAAAACCATTTGATTTTCAAGGAATTGAATTTTTATTTTTGCCCGAATGGATAGAAAAAAATGGACTTCTTTTTCCTGAAAAATCAATAAAAATATTTGAAGAACTGACCACATTTGTTACGTGTGAGTTTGCCGTGAGACCATTTATAGCCAACTATCCGAACCAAATGGTTACGTCCATGACCCAGTGGAGCAAACATAAAAATGAACATGTAAGGCGGTTGGCCAGCGAGGGGTGCAGACCCAGGCTACCATGGGGAATGGCTTTGACATTATTTAAAACAGACCCAAAGCCCATTTTACCCATTTTGGAAAACCTAAAAAACGACCCATCGGAATATGTAAGAAGAAGTGTGGCCAACAACCTCAATGATATTGCCAAAGACCACCCGGAAATTACTTTAAAAATTGCCAAAAATTGGTTTGGAAAAACGAAGTACACCGACACTCTGCTAAAACACGCCTGCAGAACTCTGCTAAAAAAAGGCGATGCAAGGGCGTTGAAATTGTTCGGCCTTTCATCTACCATTAATACCAAGGTCTCTGATTTCAAGATACTTACTCCAGAAGTTGGCATTGGAAACAACCTCCATTTTGAGTTTTCATTAACCAATTTGGAGAAAGAAAAACAACTCATTCGAGTGGAATATGCTATCTATTACCTTCTGAAAAGTGGAGAATACGGCAAAAAAATATTCAAAATCAGTGAGAAAAATTATCTACCCAACCAGTTTGTAACCATTACAAAAAAACACTCCTTTCGGGCAATAACCACACGAGTTTTCTATTCAGGAATTCAGAAATTGTCCATTTTGGTTAATGGTTGCGAAAAGGGGGTTTTGAGCTTCGAACTGAATTAA
- a CDS encoding O-methyltransferase: protein MDFIDEKISEYAENHTTAENDLLKELNRDTYANVLIPRMLSGHIQGRILSMFSKMLRPKVILEIGTYTGYSALCLAEGLSDGGTLITIDKNEELEDMVRSYFSKSEYADKIDFRVGDAVKIVPEINQTLDLVFIDADKENYCNYFDMVIEKMPSGGIIIADNVLWSGKVLDSNQLKNDLETRELDNFNKKVMKDLRVECVLMPVRDGLMVVRKK, encoded by the coding sequence ATGGATTTTATCGACGAAAAAATTTCGGAATATGCCGAAAATCATACCACTGCTGAAAACGATTTACTGAAAGAATTAAACCGCGATACCTATGCCAATGTTTTGATACCCAGAATGTTGAGTGGACATATACAAGGGAGAATATTGAGTATGTTTAGCAAAATGCTTCGGCCAAAGGTAATTCTTGAAATAGGCACATACACTGGCTATTCGGCGTTGTGTTTGGCCGAGGGTTTGTCCGATGGTGGCACTTTAATTACCATAGACAAAAACGAGGAGTTGGAAGACATGGTTCGGAGTTATTTTTCAAAATCAGAATATGCAGATAAGATTGATTTTAGGGTAGGCGATGCCGTTAAAATTGTTCCGGAAATTAATCAAACATTAGATCTTGTTTTTATTGATGCCGACAAAGAAAACTACTGCAACTATTTTGATATGGTCATTGAAAAAATGCCGAGTGGCGGTATCATCATTGCCGATAATGTGCTATGGAGCGGTAAAGTGTTGGATAGCAATCAGTTAAAGAATGATTTAGAAACCCGCGAATTGGACAACTTCAATAAAAAAGTGATGAAAGACCTACGCGTAGAATGTGTGTTAATGCCCGTGAGAGACGGGCTGATGGTGGTGAGAAAAAAATAA
- a CDS encoding phosphoglycerate kinase, with the protein MRTVNDLNFSGKKAVVRVDFNVPLNANFEITDDARIAAAVPTVKKILNDGGSAILMSHLGRPKEGFEEKFSLKHLVNHLAKLTGATVHFANDCIGREASEKATSLNAGEILLLENLRFYKEETAGDVEFSKKLASLGDIYVNDAFGTAHRAHASTAVMAQFFGANKCFGYIMADEVANAEKVMGNPEKPFVAIVGGAKVSDKLLIIENLMNVADTILIGGGMAYTFKAAEGGKIGNSLFEADRVELTKELMAKAKAKGVNLVLPVDSVCADGFTNDGGVSTCNSDSISDGWMGLDIGEKAVKEYTDIIKNAKTILWNGPMGVFEFSNFENGTKAVALAVAEATKAGAFSLIGGGDSAAAIKKFNLVNEVSYVSTGGGALLEYFEGKELPGIAAIAHAATNG; encoded by the coding sequence ATGCGAACGGTAAACGATTTGAATTTTTCTGGGAAAAAGGCTGTGGTGCGGGTAGATTTTAATGTGCCGCTTAATGCCAATTTTGAAATAACCGACGATGCCCGAATAGCGGCTGCCGTGCCAACTGTCAAAAAGATTTTGAACGATGGTGGTTCGGCTATTTTGATGTCTCATTTGGGAAGACCGAAAGAGGGTTTTGAAGAAAAATTCTCTCTAAAACATTTGGTCAATCACTTGGCGAAATTAACCGGAGCAACGGTTCATTTTGCAAACGATTGCATAGGTAGAGAAGCCTCAGAAAAGGCGACCTCATTAAATGCTGGTGAGATTCTATTGTTGGAAAATCTTCGTTTTTACAAAGAAGAAACCGCAGGTGATGTGGAGTTTTCAAAAAAATTGGCCAGTTTGGGCGATATTTATGTCAATGATGCATTTGGAACTGCCCATCGGGCTCATGCGTCAACAGCAGTAATGGCTCAATTTTTTGGTGCCAATAAATGTTTTGGATACATCATGGCCGACGAAGTGGCCAATGCCGAAAAGGTAATGGGAAATCCGGAAAAACCATTTGTGGCCATTGTGGGTGGAGCCAAAGTTTCTGATAAATTATTGATTATCGAAAACTTGATGAATGTGGCCGATACTATCCTTATTGGTGGCGGAATGGCATACACCTTCAAAGCCGCCGAGGGTGGAAAAATAGGCAACAGTTTGTTTGAAGCCGACCGAGTGGAGTTGACAAAAGAGCTAATGGCTAAGGCAAAGGCGAAAGGCGTTAATTTGGTTTTACCTGTTGATTCGGTTTGTGCTGATGGTTTTACAAATGATGGTGGAGTATCTACCTGCAATAGTGACAGCATTTCGGATGGTTGGATGGGATTAGATATCGGCGAGAAAGCTGTAAAAGAATATACCGACATAATCAAAAATGCTAAAACCATTTTGTGGAATGGCCCCATGGGGGTTTTTGAATTCAGCAATTTCGAAAACGGAACAAAAGCGGTAGCACTTGCTGTGGCTGAGGCAACAAAAGCTGGGGCTTTCTCGTTGATTGGGGGTGGCGATAGTGCGGCGGCTATAAAGAAGTTTAATCTGGTAAATGAAGTTAGCTACGTTTCTACCGGTGGTGGTGCGTTGCTCGAATATTTTGAAGGAAAAGAACTTCCGGGCATCGCTGCCATTGCCCATGCGGCAACGAATGGATAA
- a CDS encoding rhomboid family intramembrane serine protease, whose product MQYRASNYNAITPMVKNLLIVNGLMFLIKVVYAQKFGKDLNDILGLHNPIMSGDFKPWQILTHFFMHHDLAHLFSNMLGLFFFGRMLEIRWGGQRFLYFYMITAFFAALLHFGVQQLEIMSLTSSINPDIVESIRTGINIESVPDTYQNAKLYSLIHSVSYGASGAIFGILGACFVLFPNTILYLIFPPIPIKLKVAVTLYGLYELYRGIQNNPADNVAHFAHLGGLVAGIIIVKYWNKTRRDSFY is encoded by the coding sequence ATGCAGTACAGAGCAAGCAACTACAATGCTATAACCCCGATGGTTAAAAATCTATTGATAGTCAATGGATTAATGTTTTTAATAAAGGTGGTGTATGCACAAAAATTTGGTAAAGATTTGAACGACATTCTTGGGTTGCACAACCCTATTATGTCCGGTGATTTTAAACCCTGGCAAATTTTAACACATTTCTTTATGCATCATGATTTGGCACACCTATTTTCGAATATGTTGGGATTGTTTTTTTTCGGTAGAATGCTGGAAATACGATGGGGTGGCCAACGTTTTTTATATTTTTATATGATAACCGCTTTTTTTGCAGCTTTGTTGCATTTTGGGGTTCAGCAACTTGAAATAATGTCGCTAACTTCGTCCATCAATCCCGATATAGTGGAAAGTATAAGAACAGGAATCAATATAGAATCAGTTCCAGACACATATCAAAATGCGAAGTTGTATAGCCTTATACACAGTGTATCATACGGTGCTTCCGGAGCTATTTTTGGAATTTTAGGGGCTTGTTTTGTATTGTTTCCCAACACTATTCTGTACCTCATTTTTCCTCCAATTCCTATAAAGTTGAAAGTGGCTGTAACATTATACGGCCTGTATGAGTTATATAGAGGCATACAAAATAATCCGGCAGACAACGTGGCTCATTTTGCCCACTTGGGTGGTTTGGTGGCCGGTATTATTATTGTAAAATATTGGAACAAGACACGAAGAGACAGCTTTTATTAG
- the gmk gene encoding guanylate kinase: protein MSKLIIFSAPSGSGKTTVVRHLLEVNKKLAFSISATTRKKRPNEVDGKDYYFLTPEEFEKKLENQEFLEHEQVYPGLYYGTLKSEVERIWAEGKTVMFDVDVVGGMNIKNQYGHQALAIFLRPPSVEELIHRLKARETEAENELNQRINKATEELKFEKEFDIVLINNNLAHTLVEAESLVEYFLNIRTV from the coding sequence ATGAGCAAGTTAATAATATTTTCTGCCCCTTCCGGCTCTGGCAAAACAACGGTTGTGCGGCATTTGCTTGAGGTAAACAAAAAACTTGCTTTTAGCATATCTGCCACCACCCGTAAAAAAAGACCCAATGAGGTGGATGGCAAAGACTATTATTTTCTTACACCTGAAGAGTTTGAAAAAAAGCTGGAAAACCAAGAGTTTTTAGAGCATGAGCAGGTTTATCCAGGATTGTATTATGGCACACTTAAATCAGAAGTAGAGCGTATTTGGGCTGAGGGAAAAACCGTAATGTTTGATGTTGATGTGGTGGGTGGCATGAATATTAAGAATCAATACGGCCATCAAGCATTGGCCATATTTTTAAGACCACCAAGTGTGGAAGAACTAATCCATCGGTTAAAAGCCCGCGAAACCGAGGCGGAAAATGAACTAAATCAACGGATAAATAAAGCCACAGAAGAACTAAAATTTGAAAAAGAGTTTGATATTGTGTTGATTAATAATAATTTAGCCCACACACTTGTAGAGGCAGAAAGTTTGGTAGAATATTTTTTGAACATCAGAACGGTATGA
- a CDS encoding nicotinate-nucleotide adenylyltransferase, which produces MRIGLFFGSFNPIHQGHLILSQFILEQAKLDEIWFVVSPQNPLKSMKDLYPENHRLEMVKLSIKDQPRFKACDIEFQMPRPSYTYNTLLALGKKHPKDEFALILGSDNLQHFDKWKDHERILLEYELIVYNRENNAGGDFSKNQKVRMIKGPMLNISSTQIRGYLRIGRSIKFMVPKEVEEYLETHLKE; this is translated from the coding sequence ATGAGAATAGGCTTGTTTTTTGGTTCCTTCAACCCCATACATCAAGGTCATTTGATTTTGAGTCAGTTTATTTTGGAACAGGCCAAGTTGGATGAAATTTGGTTTGTGGTTTCGCCGCAAAACCCTTTAAAATCAATGAAAGACCTCTATCCGGAAAATCACCGACTGGAAATGGTGAAGCTATCCATTAAAGATCAACCGAGATTTAAGGCTTGCGACATTGAGTTCCAAATGCCTCGACCTTCCTATACTTACAATACCCTTTTGGCCCTTGGCAAAAAGCACCCTAAAGACGAATTTGCCCTTATTTTGGGCTCCGACAATTTGCAACATTTTGACAAGTGGAAAGACCACGAACGCATTTTGTTGGAATATGAGCTAATTGTGTATAACCGCGAAAACAACGCTGGTGGAGATTTCTCGAAAAATCAAAAAGTTCGGATGATAAAAGGCCCGATGCTAAACATTTCTTCTACCCAAATTAGAGGCTATTTGAGGATTGGTCGCAGCATAAAGTTTATGGTTCCGAAAGAAGTGGAAGAATATCTCGAAACGCATCTTAAAGAATAA
- a CDS encoding rhomboid family intramembrane serine protease has translation MKSVKDFIYQFKNIYSPMKKLIVINTIVFFLALIFDKTGITNGQLGAYLSVPSSIKAFALQPWSLITHAFYHSDDLFHLLGNMIFLYFYGQILLNLQSEKRFYELFFYGCLVGALLFLGVSVSFMLAGKTVQLGSLYGASAGVMSVAVATTWLFPNFELMLFGVFRTPIKWVTIAVVLLGFLNINVTNPGGQLAHLGGIIFGSIYAFQLQGRINTSIFTSIKNLFKPKYTVVDERDFMKKQPPKSKNPFVKVNENKANRANHSESGKTRKPNQDEIDAILDKINQSGYSSLTQDEKDILFRASE, from the coding sequence ATGAAAAGTGTAAAAGACTTTATATATCAGTTTAAAAACATTTATTCGCCTATGAAAAAGCTGATTGTAATTAATACAATTGTCTTTTTCTTGGCACTTATTTTTGATAAAACCGGTATAACAAATGGCCAATTAGGTGCCTATTTGTCTGTTCCGTCTTCAATCAAGGCATTTGCCTTGCAACCGTGGTCGCTAATTACCCATGCATTCTATCATTCTGATGATTTGTTTCATCTGTTGGGCAACATGATTTTTCTGTATTTCTATGGTCAGATATTGCTCAACCTGCAATCAGAAAAACGATTTTACGAACTATTTTTCTACGGATGTTTGGTTGGAGCTTTATTGTTTTTAGGTGTTTCAGTTTCGTTTATGCTTGCCGGAAAAACGGTGCAATTGGGCAGCCTTTATGGAGCCTCTGCTGGAGTTATGTCGGTGGCAGTGGCCACAACTTGGCTTTTTCCCAATTTTGAGTTAATGCTTTTTGGAGTATTCCGAACCCCGATAAAATGGGTAACCATAGCGGTAGTGTTGCTCGGGTTTTTAAACATTAATGTTACCAACCCCGGAGGCCAATTGGCTCACTTGGGAGGAATTATTTTTGGAAGCATTTATGCATTCCAGCTTCAAGGCCGCATCAACACAAGCATTTTTACCTCCATTAAAAACCTCTTCAAACCAAAATATACGGTAGTTGATGAGCGAGATTTTATGAAAAAACAACCACCCAAATCCAAAAATCCGTTTGTAAAAGTCAATGAGAATAAGGCCAACAGAGCCAATCATTCCGAATCAGGGAAAACCCGAAAACCCAATCAAGACGAGATTGATGCCATTTTGGATAAGATAAATCAAAGCGGCTATTCCAGCCTCACACAAGACGAAAAAGACATCCTTTTTAGAGCAAGTGAGTAA
- a CDS encoding peptidylprolyl isomerase, giving the protein MFDVTEKIVEPPKPIIDSVIDNTLLNKPEALAIKAKYGDGIYAKFDVSKGQFLVKLEMEEVPITTANFVALAEGKMPNTAKAAGVPFYDGLKFHRVISLTNGDQQDFMIQGGDPQGTGEGGPGYQFRDECKKTLKHDSVGVLSMANSGPHTNGSQFFVTLAPTPWLNMKHTIFGHVVEGYENAYKTKQNDVMKTVTIIRVGERAVGFNALETFNKYK; this is encoded by the coding sequence ATGTTTGATGTAACCGAAAAAATTGTTGAACCGCCAAAGCCCATTATCGATTCGGTTATTGACAACACATTGCTCAATAAGCCTGAAGCATTGGCCATTAAAGCCAAATATGGCGATGGCATTTATGCAAAATTTGATGTTAGCAAAGGGCAATTTTTGGTAAAACTTGAAATGGAGGAAGTACCCATTACTACAGCCAACTTTGTGGCTCTGGCTGAAGGTAAAATGCCCAACACTGCCAAGGCTGCGGGTGTTCCATTTTACGATGGACTTAAATTTCATAGGGTAATTTCTTTGACAAATGGAGATCAGCAAGATTTTATGATTCAAGGTGGTGACCCACAAGGAACCGGAGAAGGCGGCCCCGGCTATCAGTTTAGAGACGAGTGCAAAAAAACCTTAAAACATGATTCGGTAGGTGTCTTGTCAATGGCCAATAGCGGGCCACACACCAACGGTAGCCAGTTTTTTGTAACACTTGCCCCTACACCGTGGTTGAATATGAAACACACCATTTTTGGCCATGTAGTAGAAGGGTATGAAAATGCGTATAAAACCAAACAAAATGATGTAATGAAAACCGTTACCATCATCAGAGTAGGGGAGAGAGCTGTAGGATTTAATGCATTGGAGACATTTAACAAATACAAATAA
- a CDS encoding peptidylprolyl isomerase codes for MLDSLKKNHGDGLYAHFVLTAGDCWIKLEMEKAPLTVANFVALAEGTMPNQARGAGVPYYDGLTFHRVISVPNGDGQDFMIQGGDPTGTGMGGPGYQFKDEFITSLKHDKPGILSMANAGPGTNGSQFFITVTATPWLDGRHSIFGHVVEGYNSVYETLQGHLMMSVKIHRIGDAAQKFNALETFNKLK; via the coding sequence ATGTTAGATTCACTAAAAAAGAATCATGGCGATGGTTTGTATGCACATTTTGTGCTTACGGCTGGCGATTGTTGGATTAAATTAGAAATGGAAAAAGCACCTTTAACAGTGGCAAATTTTGTGGCCTTGGCCGAAGGAACCATGCCAAATCAGGCACGCGGTGCAGGAGTTCCATATTATGATGGATTGACTTTTCATCGGGTTATTTCTGTGCCAAATGGCGATGGACAAGATTTTATGATACAGGGTGGAGACCCCACCGGAACAGGAATGGGTGGCCCGGGCTATCAATTCAAAGACGAGTTTATTACTTCTTTGAAACACGACAAACCCGGTATTTTGTCGATGGCCAATGCTGGACCAGGCACCAATGGAAGCCAATTTTTTATAACTGTTACAGCCACACCGTGGTTGGACGGAAGACATTCCATTTTTGGACACGTAGTGGAGGGGTATAACTCGGTTTATGAGACTTTGCAAGGACATTTGATGATGAGTGTAAAAATACACCGAATAGGCGATGCAGCTCAAAAGTTTAATGCATTAGAAACATTTAACAAACTCAAATAA
- a CDS encoding endonuclease/exonuclease/phosphatase family protein, producing the protein MKKFFKSIISVVNYLIICGLLLSYLAPFISPNTFWPMAFFGLSHLVWLLLSLVFLLITFILKSSSWKYSLVALLLGIPFFNRTYSFGKSSTQNTDIKIVSFNTYALGGYPKNTSTQIDSYLNSTNADVAALIEWRSEYGKISKQNFPHQKTLNLTEVNFNKMLIVSKYKIVHSGLIDFGMKTYNLAGFVDLDVHGKVIRMYVVHLESSQLKPKDYHELKEVDFDTSYNRKAKNVVQKLKTSWQKRANQALIIQQHIEQCPHPVVLVGDFNDTPQSFVYQTLKSNKKDAFMQAGHGFETTFLKPFPLLRIDHILYDSHFDCVKYGSTKQIFSDHKLIFAELKVKEE; encoded by the coding sequence ATGAAAAAATTTTTTAAAAGTATAATATCTGTAGTCAATTATCTGATTATATGTGGATTATTGCTCAGTTATTTGGCTCCTTTCATTTCGCCAAATACCTTTTGGCCAATGGCATTTTTTGGGTTGTCTCATTTGGTTTGGCTCTTGCTATCGTTGGTTTTTCTGTTAATTACTTTCATTCTAAAAAGTTCTTCATGGAAATACAGCCTTGTTGCACTATTACTGGGCATCCCGTTTTTTAATAGGACTTATTCGTTTGGCAAATCATCAACGCAAAATACTGATATTAAGATTGTTAGTTTTAATACGTATGCATTAGGTGGTTATCCAAAAAACACTTCAACCCAAATTGATTCCTATCTTAATTCTACAAATGCAGATGTGGCTGCACTAATTGAGTGGAGGTCTGAATATGGCAAAATCAGTAAACAAAATTTTCCGCATCAAAAAACCTTGAATTTGACGGAAGTGAATTTTAACAAAATGTTGATTGTTTCAAAATACAAAATTGTCCATTCCGGCTTGATTGATTTTGGCATGAAAACATATAATTTGGCTGGTTTTGTTGATTTAGATGTTCATGGCAAGGTCATTCGGATGTATGTGGTTCATCTGGAAAGTAGCCAATTGAAACCGAAAGATTATCACGAATTAAAAGAGGTTGATTTTGACACCAGTTACAACCGAAAGGCCAAAAATGTTGTTCAAAAACTAAAAACTTCATGGCAAAAAAGGGCAAATCAGGCGTTGATAATTCAGCAACATATTGAGCAGTGTCCGCACCCTGTTGTGTTGGTTGGCGATTTTAACGATACACCACAAAGCTTTGTTTATCAAACACTTAAATCAAATAAAAAAGATGCTTTTATGCAGGCCGGTCATGGTTTTGAAACCACTTTTTTAAAACCTTTTCCGTTGTTGCGAATCGACCACATATTGTATGATAGTCATTTTGACTGCGTAAAATACGGCTCAACTAAACAAATTTTTTCTGACCATAAACTCATATTTGCAGAGCTTAAAGTAAAAGAAGAATAA